A DNA window from Streptomyces canus contains the following coding sequences:
- a CDS encoding SDR family oxidoreductase, which yields MNRLAGKRALITGGTSGIGLETARRFVAEGADVLVTGVTPASIDRARQILGDKVPVVQADARDLDAQRGLAERVREHFGELDVVFLNAGVSDWRPFEDHTEDSFDRLFDINVKSVFFLTQALVPVLANPSSVILNASNSAHGGYGQSNAYAATKAAVGSLMRSWNADLLRSHGIRFNAVSPGPVDTPLYSASKLGIEDPAHQTAVVEAISSGIPLGRMGMPEEVAEAVVYLASDVSAFAVGLDLILDGGQTVL from the coding sequence ATGAATCGTCTGGCGGGCAAGCGCGCCCTCATCACCGGCGGCACAAGTGGGATCGGTCTGGAGACCGCGCGGCGTTTTGTCGCGGAGGGGGCCGACGTGCTGGTCACCGGCGTCACCCCGGCCAGCATCGACAGGGCGCGACAGATCCTCGGGGACAAGGTGCCGGTGGTGCAGGCCGATGCCCGCGATCTCGATGCGCAGCGCGGCCTGGCGGAGCGGGTGCGTGAGCACTTCGGGGAGCTGGACGTGGTGTTCCTGAACGCCGGCGTCTCGGACTGGCGGCCGTTCGAGGACCACACGGAGGACAGTTTCGACCGGCTCTTCGACATCAACGTCAAGAGCGTCTTCTTTCTCACGCAGGCCCTGGTGCCCGTGCTGGCCAACCCGTCCTCGGTCATCCTCAACGCGTCCAACAGTGCGCACGGCGGCTATGGCCAGTCGAACGCCTACGCCGCGACGAAGGCGGCTGTCGGCTCCCTGATGCGGTCGTGGAACGCGGACCTGCTCAGATCGCACGGCATCCGGTTCAACGCGGTCAGTCCCGGCCCGGTGGACACCCCGCTGTACTCAGCCTCCAAGCTCGGGATCGAGGACCCCGCGCACCAGACGGCGGTTGTGGAGGCGATCAGCTCCGGCATCCCGCTGGGTCGCATGGGTATGCCCGAGGAGGTCGCGGAAGCCGTCGTGTACCTGGCCTCCGATGTCTCCGCCTTCGCTGTGGGCCTGGACCTTATCCTGGACGGCGGCCAGACCGTCCTCTGA
- a CDS encoding helix-turn-helix domain-containing protein: MSTVEDFFAEHDDWPWNPPRPGRATFHYLIAVTEGELRHDVDHVTWTVAPGQWLWVRPGHVQCWHPPGAARGPFILFEPDVLRPDLARLLAPLTAHEAPAVLSPHPEDTAWLRQTALQLLDEHRALGRRPLDTHHALRRSLLESLLLRLANSPGIAPIGTATAGTDRADRYGRFLDALELHFRELHQAADYAELLGCSVRTLSRAARDATGKGVRELIDERRLLEARRLLGGARWDARAVAAHLGFTDPANFGRFFRDRTGLTPAAFAADEATTATPPLLG; this comes from the coding sequence GTGAGTACCGTCGAGGACTTCTTCGCCGAGCACGACGACTGGCCGTGGAACCCGCCCCGTCCGGGCCGCGCCACCTTCCACTACCTCATCGCGGTCACCGAGGGTGAGCTACGGCACGACGTCGACCACGTCACGTGGACCGTCGCCCCCGGTCAGTGGCTGTGGGTGCGTCCCGGGCACGTGCAGTGCTGGCATCCGCCCGGCGCGGCCCGCGGCCCGTTCATCCTGTTCGAACCGGACGTACTGCGGCCCGACCTCGCCCGTCTCCTGGCCCCGCTCACCGCGCATGAAGCCCCTGCCGTGCTCAGCCCGCACCCCGAAGACACCGCCTGGCTCCGGCAGACGGCACTCCAGCTCCTGGACGAACACCGCGCACTGGGGCGCCGCCCCCTCGACACCCACCACGCCCTGCGGCGCAGCCTGCTCGAATCGCTGCTGCTGCGCCTGGCCAACTCCCCGGGCATCGCCCCCATCGGCACGGCCACGGCCGGCACCGACCGCGCCGACAGGTACGGACGCTTCCTGGACGCCTTGGAGCTGCACTTTCGCGAACTGCACCAAGCCGCGGACTACGCCGAGTTGCTCGGCTGCTCCGTCCGCACCCTCAGCCGTGCCGCCCGGGACGCCACCGGCAAGGGAGTACGTGAACTCATCGACGAGCGGCGCCTCCTCGAAGCCCGGCGCCTGCTGGGAGGCGCCCGGTGGGATGCCCGGGCTGTGGCCGCCCACCTCGGGTTCACCGACCCCGCGAACTTCGGCCGCTTCTTCCGCGACCGCACCGGTCTCACCCCGGCCGCCTTCGCGGCCGACGAGGCCACGACCGCCACCCCTCCTCTCCTTGGTTGA
- a CDS encoding DUF3618 domain-containing protein: MGTSSDQVRAEIDATRDRLSADVDRLADRASPRRVVRRRTRRMRGAVSGIRERVMGSASDTAHGVRSSARSAAGSVQESTQQAAGSLQESTQQAADTAREAAGQAGEAVRQAPNQAMRQTQGNPLAAGLIAFGFGMLVSSMLPASQAEQEKATDLMQRGGEALEPAKQAALDSAQDLMEGAKEATQSAAQEVKDTAAEGARTTQDEARDQATRVTDQARDSGRQVADEARQQPGPA; the protein is encoded by the coding sequence ATGGGCACGTCATCCGACCAGGTGAGAGCCGAGATCGACGCCACTCGGGACCGGCTGTCCGCGGACGTGGACCGGCTCGCGGACCGTGCCAGCCCTCGACGTGTGGTCCGTCGCCGCACCCGAAGGATGCGGGGCGCTGTCTCGGGCATACGGGAACGGGTCATGGGGTCCGCCTCGGACACCGCCCACGGGGTCAGAAGCAGTGCTCGGTCGGCGGCTGGTTCGGTGCAGGAGAGCACTCAGCAGGCAGCTGGCTCGCTGCAGGAGAGCACCCAGCAGGCGGCCGACACGGCGCGTGAGGCGGCCGGCCAGGCCGGGGAAGCGGTACGGCAGGCGCCCAACCAGGCGATGCGTCAGACCCAGGGCAATCCGCTGGCCGCCGGTCTGATCGCCTTCGGCTTCGGCATGCTGGTTTCCTCGATGCTGCCCGCGTCCCAGGCTGAGCAGGAGAAGGCCACCGACCTGATGCAACGCGGAGGCGAGGCGCTGGAGCCGGCGAAGCAGGCCGCCCTCGACTCCGCGCAAGACCTGATGGAGGGCGCCAAGGAGGCTACGCAGAGCGCGGCGCAGGAGGTGAAGGACACCGCCGCGGAAGGTGCCCGCACCACTCAGGACGAGGCCCGCGACCAGGCCACCCGGGTGACCGACCAGGCACGCGACTCGGGCAGGCAGGTCGCCGACGAGGCTCGGCAACAGCCTGGACCCGCCTGA
- a CDS encoding NAD-dependent malic enzyme, translated as MTPPRNRAQHVDKGEGKGRTDREGPSGRALLADPLSNKGIAFTQEERERHGLVGMLPTAVLSLELQARRAWEQLRSQPDDLAKNVYLEQLHDRNEVLYFRLLTDHLTELLPIVYDPTVGEAVKRYSHEYRRPRGVYLSIDRPQDIRPAFEALGLGPDDVDLLVATDAEQLLGIGDWGVGGMQLSVGKLAVYTAAAGIHPGRAVPVMLDVGTGNQELLNDPLYAGNRHNRVRGEAYDSFVAAFVEAVGELFPHALLHWEDFGPGNGRRILQRYGEKICTFNDDMQGTGAITLACVMNAVRVTGTPMRDQRIVVFGAGTAGVGIADQLRDAMVRDGLEREEATRRIWCVDRQGLLRQSTEGLRDYQRPYARPDDEWPDDSPADLPGVVDRAHPTVLVGTSTQHGAFTEDVVRSMARHVDRPVVLPLSNPTEKIEAMPQDVLRWTGGKALIATGIPVPPVELDGTTYVIGQANNALLYPGLGLGAVVARAERITDGMLQAAAEAVAGLADLSESGAPLLPEVGNLRTSSAVVAAAVARRAAEEGVARTRLDDVIQQVQDAMWQPEYA; from the coding sequence ATGACCCCGCCCCGCAACCGCGCACAACACGTCGACAAGGGAGAGGGAAAAGGCCGCACCGACCGTGAGGGACCGAGCGGCCGCGCGCTGCTCGCGGACCCGCTGAGCAACAAGGGCATCGCCTTCACCCAGGAGGAGCGGGAACGCCACGGCCTGGTCGGGATGCTGCCGACCGCCGTGCTTTCGCTGGAGCTCCAGGCGCGCCGCGCCTGGGAGCAACTGCGCTCGCAGCCGGACGACTTGGCGAAGAACGTGTACCTGGAGCAGCTCCACGACCGCAATGAGGTCCTCTACTTCCGGTTGCTCACCGACCACCTCACCGAGCTGCTGCCGATCGTGTACGACCCCACCGTGGGCGAGGCGGTCAAGCGCTACAGCCACGAATACCGGCGCCCGCGCGGCGTCTACCTCTCCATCGACCGCCCCCAGGACATCCGCCCCGCGTTCGAGGCGCTCGGCCTCGGCCCCGACGACGTCGACCTGCTGGTGGCCACCGATGCGGAGCAGCTCCTCGGCATCGGCGACTGGGGCGTCGGCGGCATGCAGCTCTCGGTCGGCAAGCTGGCGGTCTACACCGCCGCCGCGGGCATCCACCCGGGGCGGGCCGTTCCGGTGATGCTCGACGTCGGCACCGGGAACCAGGAGCTGCTCAACGACCCGCTGTACGCAGGCAACCGGCACAACAGGGTGCGCGGCGAGGCGTACGACTCGTTCGTCGCCGCCTTCGTGGAGGCGGTGGGCGAGCTGTTCCCGCACGCGCTGCTGCACTGGGAGGACTTCGGCCCGGGCAACGGCCGCCGCATCCTCCAGCGGTACGGCGAGAAGATCTGCACGTTCAACGACGACATGCAGGGCACCGGCGCGATCACACTGGCCTGCGTCATGAACGCGGTACGGGTCACCGGCACGCCCATGCGAGACCAGCGGATCGTGGTCTTCGGCGCCGGGACAGCGGGCGTGGGCATCGCCGACCAGCTGCGCGACGCCATGGTCCGCGACGGACTGGAACGGGAGGAGGCCACCCGCCGCATCTGGTGCGTGGACCGCCAGGGCCTGCTGCGGCAGTCCACCGAGGGACTCCGCGACTACCAGCGGCCGTACGCGCGCCCCGACGACGAGTGGCCCGACGACAGCCCGGCCGACCTGCCGGGCGTGGTGGACCGGGCACACCCGACCGTGCTGGTGGGGACCTCCACCCAGCACGGGGCCTTCACCGAGGACGTGGTGCGTTCCATGGCCCGCCACGTGGACCGGCCGGTCGTCCTGCCGCTGTCCAACCCTACGGAGAAGATCGAGGCCATGCCGCAGGACGTGCTCCGATGGACCGGCGGCAAGGCCCTGATCGCCACCGGCATCCCGGTACCTCCGGTGGAGCTGGACGGCACCACGTACGTCATCGGCCAGGCCAACAACGCCCTCCTCTACCCGGGGCTGGGGCTGGGCGCCGTGGTGGCCCGCGCCGAGCGGATCACCGACGGCATGCTCCAGGCCGCGGCGGAAGCCGTCGCCGGCCTCGCCGACCTGTCGGAGTCCGGCGCCCCCCTGCTGCCGGAGGTGGGGAACCTGCGCACCTCCTCGGCCGTGGTCGCCGCGGCCGTCGCCCGCCGCGCCGCCGAGGAGGGCGTCGCCAGGACCCGCCTCGACGACGTGATTCAGCAGGTCCAGGACGCCATGTGGCAGCCCGAGTACGCCTGA
- a CDS encoding TetR/AcrR family transcriptional regulator → MSVADRDRAQTGGDTCQAGYHAQIKAENRARIIRAARDLFLERGYDKTSLAQIAREARVSTGTLFKRYPSKAALFAAVASEQWQLDVQYAEPPPPGDPRYGLDHIGRDYACLVSRPGTAALCRLIITELPQMPELADIVGTGFAIDRGPFFDRLRDYLDAEVQAGTLDFRSADGQTQPASAVAEQFLGMICGQLLWPQLVRTDFVPPDPTDTTIVDEAVALMLTRYRAGS, encoded by the coding sequence ATGTCGGTGGCGGACCGTGACCGAGCGCAAACCGGCGGCGATACGTGCCAGGCCGGGTATCACGCGCAGATCAAAGCGGAGAACCGCGCGCGCATCATCCGCGCCGCCCGCGACCTCTTCCTCGAGCGGGGATACGACAAGACCTCCCTGGCCCAGATCGCCAGGGAGGCCCGCGTCTCCACCGGCACCCTCTTCAAGCGGTACCCCTCCAAGGCCGCGCTGTTCGCGGCCGTCGCCTCCGAGCAGTGGCAGCTGGACGTGCAGTACGCCGAACCGCCCCCGCCCGGTGATCCCCGGTACGGGCTGGACCACATCGGCCGCGACTACGCCTGCCTGGTCTCCCGGCCCGGCACGGCGGCCCTGTGCCGCCTCATCATCACCGAACTTCCCCAGATGCCGGAACTCGCCGACATCGTCGGCACCGGCTTCGCCATCGACCGCGGACCCTTCTTCGACCGGCTCCGCGACTACCTGGACGCCGAAGTACAGGCCGGCACACTCGACTTCCGTTCGGCCGACGGACAGACACAGCCGGCATCCGCAGTGGCCGAACAGTTCCTCGGCATGATCTGCGGCCAGCTCCTGTGGCCTCAACTCGTGCGGACCGACTTCGTCCCGCCCGACCCCACCGACACCACGATCGTGGACGAAGCCGTCGCCCTCATGCTCACCCGCTATCGCGCCGGATCCTGA
- a CDS encoding sugar phosphate isomerase/epimerase family protein, which yields MNSPTPPFPFPYGVNQFTTMPWSFEEDLKHYADLGVEAIELCEAKLDHDRDRAKAQLASVAGAGLPISSVQPLVRTVFPSETQPEPADRRDRLDRFRRSLELIAPFAPGAVFVTNTGPAPDGNLHEAIRQVVTHHRELADIAADHGARIALEPLNPVLLNAETAIWTYRQALDIVQEVDRENVGVCLDLWNLWQDPDLVPRLADAPDRLFLLQVSDWRTPRSRMDRRGVGTGDIPVGQLLHAAYDVGYRGPCVLEIFSDNVPDSLYETDLEDLLRTNRTALESAWRTG from the coding sequence ATGAACAGCCCCACGCCTCCGTTCCCCTTCCCCTACGGCGTCAACCAGTTCACCACCATGCCCTGGTCCTTCGAGGAGGACCTGAAGCACTACGCCGACCTCGGTGTCGAAGCGATCGAGCTGTGCGAGGCCAAGCTCGACCACGACCGTGACCGCGCCAAGGCGCAACTCGCCTCGGTCGCCGGGGCGGGACTGCCGATCAGCTCGGTCCAGCCCCTCGTACGGACCGTGTTCCCCAGCGAGACCCAGCCCGAGCCCGCCGACCGGCGCGACCGTCTGGACCGCTTTCGCCGCAGCCTGGAGCTGATCGCACCGTTCGCCCCGGGCGCGGTCTTCGTCACCAACACCGGGCCGGCGCCCGACGGGAACCTGCACGAGGCGATCCGCCAGGTCGTCACCCATCACCGCGAACTGGCGGACATCGCCGCCGACCACGGTGCACGGATCGCGCTGGAGCCCCTCAACCCCGTCCTGCTCAACGCGGAGACCGCCATCTGGACCTACCGGCAGGCGCTCGACATCGTCCAGGAGGTCGACCGGGAGAACGTGGGCGTCTGCCTCGACCTGTGGAACCTGTGGCAGGACCCGGACCTCGTCCCCCGCCTCGCGGACGCTCCCGACCGCCTGTTCCTGCTCCAGGTCAGCGACTGGCGCACACCCCGCTCGCGGATGGACCGACGTGGCGTCGGCACCGGCGACATCCCGGTCGGCCAACTGCTGCACGCCGCCTACGACGTCGGCTACCGCGGCCCTTGCGTCCTGGAGATCTTCTCCGACAACGTGCCGGACTCGCTCTACGAGACGGACCTGGAGGATCTTCTGCGTACCAACCGGACGGCCCTCGAGTCGGCCTGGCGAACCGGCTGA
- a CDS encoding phage holin family protein, producing the protein MGELLSAVTSDVQTLFRQEVELAKHEVKQEATKAGKAAGMYGGAGFAGYMVLLFLSLAAVLGLANVMDGGWAALIVTAVWAVIAAVLYQRGRTRMRAVAPKPEQTVETMKENAQWARHPTR; encoded by the coding sequence GTGGGTGAACTGCTGTCCGCCGTGACCTCGGACGTCCAGACCCTGTTCCGCCAGGAGGTCGAACTGGCCAAGCACGAGGTCAAGCAGGAGGCGACCAAGGCGGGCAAGGCCGCCGGCATGTACGGCGGCGCCGGATTCGCCGGCTACATGGTGCTCCTGTTCCTGTCATTGGCCGCGGTGTTGGGCCTGGCCAACGTGATGGACGGGGGCTGGGCCGCCCTGATCGTCACCGCGGTGTGGGCCGTGATCGCAGCCGTGCTGTACCAGCGGGGCCGCACACGGATGCGCGCCGTGGCGCCGAAGCCTGAGCAGACTGTCGAAACGATGAAGGAGAATGCGCAATGGGCACGTCATCCGACCAGGTGA
- a CDS encoding alpha/beta fold hydrolase yields MGDITTSDGVTIHYEEQGSGPPLVLIHGWGFSGRFFTRNVDALAEHARVVTVDLRGHGDSGKPRHGYRVPRLAKDLFDLLEALDLREVTVLGWSLGCPVIWSYLELFGSHRVARAVYVEQAPRQYYAPDWKHAHATCYDEPSLAALRTQLTCDTPAFDEDQIRTVFATEPTPPERELLLAEMAKSPPYARNALMADHTRHDWRDLLPTIRLPSLVLVARQDQVFPWQGPAWVGEALPDARTVFFEHSGHALFFDEPEKFHRTVTGFLTDSGNDGANDSRNDDSNDTDVLV; encoded by the coding sequence ATGGGCGACATCACCACCAGCGACGGCGTCACGATCCACTACGAGGAACAGGGCTCCGGCCCCCCTCTCGTCCTGATCCACGGCTGGGGCTTCAGTGGCCGCTTCTTCACCCGCAACGTGGACGCACTCGCCGAACACGCCCGCGTCGTCACCGTCGATCTGCGCGGTCACGGCGACTCCGGCAAACCCCGCCACGGCTACCGGGTGCCGAGGCTGGCCAAGGACCTGTTCGACCTCCTCGAAGCACTCGACCTGCGCGAGGTCACCGTCCTGGGCTGGTCACTGGGCTGCCCGGTCATCTGGAGCTATCTGGAACTGTTCGGCAGCCACCGCGTGGCCCGCGCGGTGTACGTCGAGCAGGCGCCCCGCCAGTACTACGCACCGGACTGGAAGCACGCCCACGCCACCTGTTACGACGAACCCTCCCTGGCCGCCCTGCGGACACAGCTCACCTGCGACACCCCGGCCTTCGACGAGGACCAGATCCGCACCGTCTTCGCCACCGAACCCACCCCGCCGGAAAGGGAGTTGCTCCTGGCCGAGATGGCCAAGTCGCCCCCGTACGCGCGCAACGCCCTGATGGCCGACCACACCCGCCACGACTGGCGCGACCTGTTGCCCACGATCCGGCTGCCCAGCCTGGTCCTGGTGGCACGTCAGGACCAGGTGTTCCCCTGGCAGGGCCCCGCCTGGGTCGGCGAGGCGCTCCCGGACGCCCGGACGGTCTTCTTCGAGCACAGCGGCCACGCGCTCTTCTTCGACGAGCCGGAGAAGTTCCACAGGACGGTCACCGGCTTCCTGACCGACAGCGGGAACGACGGCGCGAACGACAGCAGGAACGACGACAGCAACGACACGGACGTACTCGTATGA
- a CDS encoding SDR family oxidoreductase, with protein MNKPAQQQQPPGTEADLRPKADHGEHSYRGSGRLAGKKALITGGDSGIGKAVAIAYAREGADVLLSHLNEEEDDARDTARWVEEAGREAVLVPGDLSDPAHCREVVARAVEAFGRIDVLVSNAAFQMFRDSIEEIPDEEWDHTLATNLSAMFHLCKAAVPHMKSGASIIASTSVNSDSPPPGLLAYNATKAGIANMVGSLSQSLAERGIRVNSVAPGPIWTPLIPATMPPEQVEDFGGQTPLGRAGQPAELAPVYVMLASDEAAYVSGARIAVTGGQPIL; from the coding sequence ATGAACAAGCCCGCACAGCAGCAACAGCCTCCGGGTACCGAAGCGGACCTGCGGCCCAAGGCCGACCACGGTGAGCACAGTTACCGCGGATCAGGCCGACTGGCAGGGAAGAAAGCCCTGATCACCGGTGGCGACAGCGGCATCGGCAAGGCCGTCGCGATCGCCTACGCCCGCGAGGGCGCCGATGTCCTCCTCTCGCACCTGAACGAGGAGGAGGACGACGCCCGCGACACGGCGCGCTGGGTGGAGGAGGCCGGCCGCGAGGCGGTCCTGGTGCCGGGCGACCTGTCCGATCCGGCCCACTGCCGGGAGGTGGTGGCCCGGGCCGTCGAGGCGTTCGGCCGCATCGACGTCCTGGTCAGCAACGCGGCGTTCCAGATGTTCCGTGACTCGATCGAGGAGATCCCCGACGAGGAGTGGGACCACACGCTGGCGACCAACCTCAGCGCCATGTTCCACCTCTGCAAGGCGGCGGTGCCGCACATGAAGTCGGGTGCGTCGATCATCGCGTCCACCTCGGTGAACTCCGACTCGCCGCCGCCTGGCCTGCTGGCGTACAACGCGACGAAGGCGGGCATCGCGAACATGGTCGGCTCCCTGTCCCAGTCGCTCGCCGAGCGGGGCATCCGGGTCAACAGCGTCGCCCCCGGCCCCATCTGGACGCCGCTGATCCCCGCCACGATGCCGCCCGAGCAGGTCGAGGACTTCGGCGGCCAGACACCGCTGGGACGGGCCGGGCAGCCGGCCGAACTCGCCCCGGTGTACGTCATGCTCGCCTCGGACGAGGCCGCGTACGTCTCGGGCGCGCGCATCGCCGTCACCGGCGGCCAGCCCATCCTCTGA
- a CDS encoding class I mannose-6-phosphate isomerase: protein MDWYPLRLTTPVKQHVFGGRALSERLGRTGLPDGPVAETWEVSDVDGEGARVTDGSLAGQTLRRLVEDHPDELVGRGWRGPWFPVLTKFIDGTGALPVHLHADDDTARRLEGEPHGKTEAWHILDAAPGATALVGTKAGVDRETLHRALLAQDFDAVMRRLPVRAGQTVYVPGGTLHSFGPGTLVYEIEQTSDIQQHAMRRHMEDGSELDDGEWHTNLGRLLDEWRPGPRPEFHSGLSVRVDDAVERTVLCAGPYFALEQWRAGTAAPLVHDFSTALVVSNAGAPVTVESGGRSERLGRARSLLLPAALGRVRIQGPADVLLGYLPDLEQDVRTPLLAAGHGAAAVAALCEGLAPGPPGPGAGRHGDGR, encoded by the coding sequence GTGGACTGGTACCCCTTGCGGCTGACCACCCCGGTCAAGCAGCACGTCTTCGGCGGCCGGGCCCTCAGCGAACGGCTGGGCCGCACCGGCCTGCCCGACGGCCCGGTCGCCGAGACCTGGGAGGTCAGCGATGTGGACGGCGAGGGAGCGCGGGTCACGGACGGCTCGCTGGCCGGACAGACGCTGCGCCGGCTGGTCGAGGATCATCCCGACGAACTCGTGGGGCGCGGGTGGCGCGGTCCGTGGTTCCCCGTGCTGACCAAGTTCATCGACGGCACGGGTGCCCTCCCGGTCCATCTGCACGCCGACGACGACACCGCACGCCGGCTGGAGGGCGAGCCCCACGGCAAGACCGAGGCGTGGCACATCCTCGACGCGGCCCCGGGAGCCACCGCCCTGGTGGGGACGAAGGCCGGTGTGGACCGGGAGACGCTGCACCGGGCCCTGCTCGCACAGGACTTCGACGCGGTCATGCGCCGGCTTCCGGTGCGGGCCGGGCAGACCGTCTACGTACCCGGCGGCACCCTGCACAGTTTCGGCCCCGGCACCCTGGTCTACGAGATCGAGCAGACCTCCGACATCCAGCAGCACGCCATGCGCCGGCACATGGAGGACGGCTCGGAACTGGACGACGGGGAGTGGCACACCAACCTCGGGCGGCTCCTCGACGAGTGGCGCCCCGGTCCACGCCCCGAGTTCCACTCCGGCCTGAGCGTCCGGGTCGACGACGCGGTGGAGCGCACCGTGCTGTGCGCCGGGCCGTACTTCGCCCTGGAGCAGTGGCGGGCGGGCACCGCGGCCCCCCTGGTGCACGACTTCTCCACCGCGCTGGTGGTCAGCAACGCCGGCGCCCCGGTCACCGTGGAGTCCGGTGGCCGCTCCGAGCGGCTCGGGCGCGCCCGCAGCCTGCTGCTGCCGGCCGCGCTGGGCCGCGTACGGATCCAGGGGCCCGCCGACGTCCTCCTCGGCTACCTGCCCGACCTGGAGCAGGACGTCCGCACGCCGCTGCTCGCGGCCGGGCACGGGGCCGCCGCCGTGGCCGCGCTCTGCGAGGGTCTGGCCCCGGGGCCGCCCGGGCCAGGCGCCGGGCGGCACGGGGACGGGCGCTGA